The following coding sequences lie in one Arachis ipaensis cultivar K30076 chromosome B03, Araip1.1, whole genome shotgun sequence genomic window:
- the LOC107634335 gene encoding uncharacterized protein LOC107634335 isoform X3, protein MYRQSPFLCKLTASRHQVPLQRVVVMVLLIRAPPMASVTIRNLLLYTTNEIWEVVNLKEAREFSSNTKYIYVFKKLEWESLSIDLLPHPDMFKDRSVRGSDRIWSKIRSDLHNFYRIGYDIHAFLVPDPIRFANVRIGSDISA, encoded by the exons ATGTACAGACAGAGCCCATTTTTGTGCAAATTGACAG CATCACGCCATCAAGTGCCTCTTCAAAGGGTAGTGGTTATGGTTTTGCTGATAAG GGCACCGCCTATGGCATCTGTCACCATACGCAATCTGTTGCTGTATACCACAAATGAAATCTGGGAG GTTGTAAATCTTAAGGAGGCAAGGGAGTTCTCAAGTAATACgaagtatatatatgtattcAAA AAACTGGAGTGGGAATCTTTGTCTATTGATCTTTTGCCTCATCCTGACATGTTCAAGGATAGGAgtgtccgcggatcggatcggatatggtcGAAAATTCGATCTGATCTACACAATTTttatcggatcggatatgatatccaCGCTTTTTTAGTGCCAGATCCGATCCGATttgcaaatgtgcggatcggatcggatatatccgcataa
- the LOC107632852 gene encoding uncharacterized protein LOC107632852, translated as MSKQGIAVDPDKVEAVMNWERPTSVTEIRSFLGKANVVADALSRKSLYAAWMMLREKELLRAFQELLKVHRDNETLHKVLPAVEQGKQWRALEGHDGLWRFKNEIVVPDIGDLRQRILKEAHKSGFLIHLGSTKMYQDLKAMFWWPGMKNDVALHVSKFLTCQKVKIEH; from the exons ATGAGTAAACAGGGAATAGCTGTGGATCCTGATAAGGTGGAAGCAGTaatgaattgggagcgaccaacttcagtgacagagatcaGAAGTTTCCTAG gaaaagcgaATGTTGTGGCGGATGCCTTGAGTCGGAAatctttatatgcagcttggatgatgctacgggAAAAGGAATTACTAAGGGCATTTCAAG aacttctgaagGTTCATCGAGACAATGAAACGTTACATAAGGTATTACCAGCAGTTGAAcagggaaaacagtggagagCGTTAGAAGGACATGATGGTTTGTGGAGGTTCAAGAACGAGATTGTTGTGCCAGATATTGGAGACCTGCGACAGAGAatcttgaaggaagctcataagagcgggttTTTAATCCATCTAGGAAGCACCAAAATGTATCAAGATCTGAAagcaatgttctggtggccagggatgaagaatgatgtggcattgcacGTATCTAAATTTTTAACGTgtcagaaggttaagattgagcatTAG
- the LOC107634335 gene encoding uncharacterized protein LOC107634335 isoform X4, with translation MVLLIRAPPMASVTIRNLLLYTTNEIWEVVNLKEAREFSSNTKYIYVFKKLEWESLSIDLLPHPDMFKDRSVRGSDRIWSKIRSDLHNFYRIGYDIHAFLVPDPIRFANVRIGSDISA, from the exons ATGGTTTTGCTGATAAG GGCACCGCCTATGGCATCTGTCACCATACGCAATCTGTTGCTGTATACCACAAATGAAATCTGGGAG GTTGTAAATCTTAAGGAGGCAAGGGAGTTCTCAAGTAATACgaagtatatatatgtattcAAA AAACTGGAGTGGGAATCTTTGTCTATTGATCTTTTGCCTCATCCTGACATGTTCAAGGATAGGAgtgtccgcggatcggatcggatatggtcGAAAATTCGATCTGATCTACACAATTTttatcggatcggatatgatatccaCGCTTTTTTAGTGCCAGATCCGATCCGATttgcaaatgtgcggatcggatcggatatatccgcataa
- the LOC107634335 gene encoding uncharacterized protein LOC107634335 isoform X2, giving the protein MFLIATDCGLTIQIQIQTVNLLLETHGSARPQGGAAWAPPMASVTIRNLLLYTTNEIWEVVNLKEAREFSSNTKYIYVFKKLEWESLSIDLLPHPDMFKDRSVRGSDRIWSKIRSDLHNFYRIGYDIHAFLVPDPIRFANVRIGSDISA; this is encoded by the exons ATGTTCCTCATTGCTACTGACTGTGGACTTACTATACAAATACAAATTCAAACAGTTAATTTATTACTTGAAACTCATGGGAGTGCCCGTCCCCAAGGTGGAGCAGCATG GGCACCGCCTATGGCATCTGTCACCATACGCAATCTGTTGCTGTATACCACAAATGAAATCTGGGAG GTTGTAAATCTTAAGGAGGCAAGGGAGTTCTCAAGTAATACgaagtatatatatgtattcAAA AAACTGGAGTGGGAATCTTTGTCTATTGATCTTTTGCCTCATCCTGACATGTTCAAGGATAGGAgtgtccgcggatcggatcggatatggtcGAAAATTCGATCTGATCTACACAATTTttatcggatcggatatgatatccaCGCTTTTTTAGTGCCAGATCCGATCCGATttgcaaatgtgcggatcggatcggatatatccgcataa
- the LOC107634334 gene encoding uncharacterized protein LOC107634334, with protein MFKVGIQGMQIMKPQRPKEIHLSKSNGAKKVISTATGICLQLGLVSREDNVEVEMANWEVENLTFTVKQPIEVVLTSDEAQHLPFLCKSEVDFMGMQEVKALTRFSLLSIAEMIVSIIEDFVHHRS; from the exons ATGTTTAAG GTTGGAATCCAAGGGATGCAGATCATGAAGCCGCAGAGACCGAAAGAGATTCATTTGTCAAAATCAAATGGTGCTAAAAAAGTTATCAGTACTGCTACGGGAATTTGTCTTCAGCTGGGTTTGGTATCAAGGGAGGATAACGTTGAAGTTGAAATGGCTAATTGGGAAGTGGAAAATCTAACGTTCACTGTTAAGCAACCG ATAGAGGTGGTTTTAACCAGTGATGAGGCTCAACACCTTCCTTTTTTGTGCAAATCTGAAGTTGATTTCATGGGCATGCAGGAAGTGAAGGCATTGACAAGATTTTCTCTGCTAAGCATAGCAGAGATGATAGTGTCCATAATAGAGGATTTTGTCCATCACCGAAGCTGA
- the LOC107634335 gene encoding uncharacterized protein LOC107634335 isoform X1, with the protein MVLIKFNCEFSSYCPRAMYRQSPFLCKLTASRHQVPLQRVVVMVLLIRAPPMASVTIRNLLLYTTNEIWEVVNLKEAREFSSNTKYIYVFKKLEWESLSIDLLPHPDMFKDRSVRGSDRIWSKIRSDLHNFYRIGYDIHAFLVPDPIRFANVRIGSDISA; encoded by the exons ATGGTTTTGATTAAGTTCAATTGTGAGTTCTCTAGCTACTGTCCGCGAGCAATGTACAGACAGAGCCCATTTTTGTGCAAATTGACAG CATCACGCCATCAAGTGCCTCTTCAAAGGGTAGTGGTTATGGTTTTGCTGATAAG GGCACCGCCTATGGCATCTGTCACCATACGCAATCTGTTGCTGTATACCACAAATGAAATCTGGGAG GTTGTAAATCTTAAGGAGGCAAGGGAGTTCTCAAGTAATACgaagtatatatatgtattcAAA AAACTGGAGTGGGAATCTTTGTCTATTGATCTTTTGCCTCATCCTGACATGTTCAAGGATAGGAgtgtccgcggatcggatcggatatggtcGAAAATTCGATCTGATCTACACAATTTttatcggatcggatatgatatccaCGCTTTTTTAGTGCCAGATCCGATCCGATttgcaaatgtgcggatcggatcggatatatccgcataa
- the LOC107632850 gene encoding ATP-dependent DNA helicase PIF6-like, translating to MDEGNMESQLDLYGPELLNSINCSVLPPHKLILKVGVPVMLLRNIDQSSGLCNGIRLQVRKLGNHVIEREVLTGNNVSHIALIPRMNMVPTNETVPVRFQRRQFPIIVSFAMTINKSQGQTLSHVGLYLPKPVFTHGQLYVALSGVKTKRDLKVLLMNHIEMSANSTINVVYREVFEKIVF from the coding sequence ATGGATGAAGGGAATATGGAGAGTCAACTAGATCTCTATGGTCCTGAATTACTGAATAGCATAAATTGCTCTGTTTTGCCTCCACATAAATTAATACTCAAGGTTGGTGTTCCGGTGATGTTACTGAGGAATATTGACCAATCCAGTGGTCTTTGTAATGGTATAAGGCTACAAGTTAGGAAGCTTGGAAATCATGTCATAGAACGTGAAGTTTTAACGGGTAACAATGTTAGTCATATTGCTTTGATTCCAAGAATGAATATGGTACCAACAAATGAAACCGTCCCAGTTAGATTCCAACGAAGACAGTTTCCCATAATAGTATCGTTTGCCATGACAATTAATAAGTCTCAGGGACAAACTTTATCTCATGTTGGATTGTACTTGCCCAAACCAGTTTTTACACATGGCCAACTATATGTGGCACTTTCAGGAGTTAAGACTAAGAGAGATTTAAAAGTTTTACTTATGAATCACATAGAAATGTCTGCAAATTCAACCATCAATGTTGTTTATAGAGAAGTCTTTGAAAAAATAGTATTctaa
- the LOC107634335 gene encoding uncharacterized protein LOC107634335 isoform X5, whose translation MLLSASNVQTEPIFVQIDSITPSSASSKGSGYGFADKLIYYLKLMGVPVPKVEQHGHRLWHLSPYAICCCIPQMKSGRL comes from the exons ATG CTACTGTCCGCGAGCAATGTACAGACAGAGCCCATTTTTGTGCAAATTGACAG CATCACGCCATCAAGTGCCTCTTCAAAGGGTAGTGGTTATGGTTTTGCTGATAAG TTAATTTATTACTTGAAACTCATGGGAGTGCCCGTCCCCAAGGTGGAGCAGCATG GGCACCGCCTATGGCATCTGTCACCATACGCAATCTGTTGCTGTATACCACAAATGAAATCTGGGAG GTTGTAA
- the LOC107632851 gene encoding probable CCR4-associated factor 1 homolog 9, with translation MVVVWAANADSEFQIISSLIDKNRFVSIDTEFLGVVILTRNKNYRNLVPEETYQVMKANVDVLKIIQLGFTLPDEHGNLPDLGTNNRTHYIWQSNFQDFNLMRDIHAKDSVALLHSQGIDFARAVAGVSSVHFAKLAAASGLLFNKALTWVTFHGAYDIGYLVKILTSGVLSTSLGKFLVLVKELFGGNAYDVKHVMGFCNGLYGGLEKVADTLQVDRIAGKYHQAGSDSLLTCHTFHKIRETYFLANDDGFREYVNVFFGLEIAKA, from the exons atggttgttg TCTGGGCTGCCAACGCTGATTCTGAGTTCCAAATCATAAGCAGCCTGATCGACAAAAATCGATTTGTCTCCATTGACACTGAATTTCTCGGTGTAGTCATCCTAACCCGCAACAAGAACTACCGGAATCTTGTCCCAGAAGAAACTTACCAAGTCATGAAGGCCAATGTGGACGTTCTCAAAATCATTCAGCTTGGATTCACTCTGCCAGATGAGCACGGCAACCTCCCTGACCTAGGAACCAACAACAGAACTCACTACATCTGGCAGTCCAATTTTCAAGACTTCAACCTCATGCGTGACATCCACGCAAAGGACTCTGTGGCACTCCTACATAGCCAGGGCATCGACTTTGCACGCGCAGTGGCTGGAGTTTCTTCGGTGCATTTTGCGAAGTTGGCAGCAGCATCTGGGCTACTGTTCAACAAAGCACTGACATGGGTCACATTCCATGGTGCTTATGATATTGGATATTTGGTGAAGATTCTGACGTCGGGTGTACTTTCGACAAGCTTGGGAAAGTTCTTGGTGCTTGTAAAAGAGCTGTTTGGGGGAAATGCTTATGATGTGAAGCATGTGATGGGGTTCTGCAATGGCCTTTATGGTGGTTTGGAAAAAGTGGCTGACACACTTCAAGTGGACCGAATTGCTGGAAAGTACCATCAGGCTGGGTCTGATAGCTTGCTCACCTGCCACACCTTTCACAAGATTAGAGAAACTTATTTTTTGGCTAATGATGATGGGTTTAGAGAATATGTTAATGTATTTTTTGGGTTAGAAATTGCAAAAGCTTAA